TGGCACTTAGCGCCCCCGTGAATCGCGCGCGACCGAGCGCAGGATGTTTGAGATCTTCCCCCGACGACAACCCCCGACACAAATTGCTTCGCGGGTGGGCGTCGGCGGGGCGGTGGCGGGGCGCTGGGCCCGGCACCGTGGAGGCGCGACAAGAAGGCAGGCGAGCAGGTGGCGCATCAATGGCATACGGTGCTCCGAACCGAGAATGGTGAGCGTGTTGGCCGGGCGATGGTCATCGCCCACGCACCACGCGATACACGCCAATCCACGGGAGATCGTCTTCGTCCTCGTGGACAATCGCGACGAACGATCCGCCGAAGGACCAAGGCCGCATCTCCAGACGCGGCGGCAGGATGCGCGGCGGCACCGGGACGTGCCCAGCCACGCGACCACCGACGATGACGTCCCAGCTCCCGAGCGCGCCGTTCGGCCCCGGCCTGCCGACCCACCACTCCCCCGCCGGCGAAACGTCGATGGTCAACCAGGGTGGGAGCGTGGTGGGGATCTTGGCAATCGTGAGGACGTTGCCGGGATCGGCGAGCTTCGCCGGAAGCTTCGCACGCCACGCCTTCCAGACCGAGTCTCGAACCGCAGGAACGATTGAGACGGCGCGGTCGGGGAGGGAGACCGTCTGCACCGTGTCCTTGCCGGAGAGCACGACCCACCTCGACCGACCGGTGGCGCCAAGCACCAGGCGCCCTGACTGATCGAACGTCGCCCGACCCGCGGGCGAAAATGGCGCCCCCTGGATCACCCAGTCTCGCGACTCCCACCTCATGAACCGGTCATTCTTGAGGTCGTGGAACCAGGTGAGAGAGTCCAGCCTCCCATTCGGGAGGACGCGCACCGCGGCGGCGTTGTACCCTATGCCGCTGCGAGGTGACTCGAAGATCAGTGTCCCATCGGCCGTGGCCCACCCTGGAAATCCGACGGCATTCAGCTTGAACAGCCGCTCATCGAGGAGCCGATTGTCCGGGCCGATCCGGGTCAAGCGCGCAAGCTGAGGATCGTGGACGACCAGCGTGTCACCCTGCAGGACAATCTGGGCCCGCTGTGCCTCGCGAGGCCCCGCCCCCTGTGCGATCACGGTCCGAACGAACTTTCCCGCCGCATCGAACCTCGTGACCCGCGCGGGCTTCTGCTCGGCGACGTACACCTCGCCACCGCGCGTGACGGCGACGCCGAGAATGTTGCCAATGGCTCCAGGGCTGCCCTCGGCCGGTCGGATGGCGTGGTCGAGTTGCAGCCGCCAGGTCGGAACAGCCTGGGAGTGCCCGGCCGACGCGAGGAGCAATGAGCAGAGGCAGAGCAAGCGGAAACGCATGCTGAAACCAAGACGAGGGAGAAGCAGACTGGTCGTGCAGGTGGGAACTGACCCTTGAAACAACACCACCCCCTCCGGGATCCGGAAGGGGTGGCGGATTATGCGGCCGCGGCTGAATGGTGCATCACCGCGCCAGCACGACTCCCAGCCCGCCGAAGAACTTGCCCGCGTTCGGGTTGTTCTCGGCGTAGCGCGTCGTGAGCGCCAAGTTCGACCCGACCTGGTAGCCGCCCTCGCCGACGAGGTGGAGCGGCCCGACGTGCACGCCGAGGTTGAGCGCCGTGACGATGCGCATCCCGGAGAGCTTCGGCTCGAGGACCTCGCCGACGGTGCCGGTTCCAGGATCGCGTGAGCGACCTCGCCCTTGCCCGAGGAGGTCGACGCCAGCGCCGGCCGCAATTCGAACCAGCCGAAGCGCTTGCCGGTGAAGAGCCACACGTCGATCGCCGAGGCGTTGAAGGTCCCCCCGTCGTCTGGCCATTAGTGGTGCCGCCCATCTGCACCGTCGGCGTCGAAGCGCCCATGATGGAGGAGCGAGACGGTCGGCAGCTTCGGACTCGACATCCCGGCGCGAATGCCTGAGTGAGCGCGACGGTCGCGTCACCGGATGGTGCGGCTCCCCCGGGACCGGCGTGAAGAAGGTTGGTGCGGTTCCGCGCAGGATCACCAACGCCGAGGCGGAAGTCGATGCCGACGACGCCGGTGGGCATCTGCTTCTGGAGAGAGCCCATCGCGAATCACGCGCGGCGCATAGAGCTGCGCGGCGGCCGACGGGAACGGTGTCGGTGTTGCCGGCCCAGGTGAGGTCGGGGACGACGGCCATCGCCGTGGTGGCGCGGAGGCCGAGCGCAATGTGCCCGAAGCGGCCGATCACGCCGGCACTCCCGAGCCGCGGATTGCCGCCGTTCATCAGCAGCGCCGCGAGCGGGTGGATCATGGTGATCCCGTCGAGGGCCGCCGTGCAGACCTTGGTCCCCGCCGCGGAGAGGCCGGTCGGGCAGACCACCACGGTGGTATCGGTGGTGGTCTGGGCGGCGGCCCGGGTGGTGGGCACCAGGAGCACGGCAACAGCGAGCAGGACGAAACGACGCACGGCGACTCCGATCAGAGGTCGCCGTGCGAAATCGCAAGAACTACACCGCCGGGAGTGCACCCGTAACCCATTGTTTCACAACCGATTACGGGGCACCCTGGCGGCGGCGATTCCGGCCATCCCTGCCGGAGCGGCAAGAATGGCCGGGGCCTCGGGCTCGGTCCGGGCAGGTAGGAAGACACGCAAGCAGGTGAGCGAGACTTCCGAAGGTCGGCATACCTGATGATTGTGTGGCCCCCGATTGTGCAATTCCCACTTCCACCCGAAAATGTCATTGAAGGCACTAGCACGAGTCAGAGCCACACGGACGGATCCGAGCATGGGCACAACTCCCACCACGTTTGAGAAGGTACTCGCGGTCCCTCTCGTCATCTCGGCGATGGTGGTCGCGGGTCTCTTGATCCGACGGGAGCTTGAGACGACTCCACCGCCGCCATCCGATCTTTCGGTAGCGACGGTGGACGACGACGACTGGAAACGTGATCGACGCTCCGTTGCCTTGGATCCCAGGACGCCCCCCCGGTCACCATCGTCGAATTTGGTGACTTCGAGTGCCCTGCCTGCAAGTCTTTCGCAACAAATACGCTTCCGCGGCTTCGACAAGAGTATCCCGGACACGTTCGAGTCATCTATCGGCATCGGCCTTTACTACAACACCGATTCGCGAGACAGGCAGCTGCGGCGGCGGAATGCGCACGGTCGAGGAGGTCATTTCGAACCTTTCCATGACCTTCTCTGGTTCCCAAGCAGGATTCATTGGGGCTCCTGCCTTGGGGCGGCTTGGCAATCGCGGTGGGGATGGCGGATTCCGCAGGGTTTGAAGCGTGCGTCCATGAAGCGCGCCAGCAGATATTGGCAGTCGACTCTGCGTTGGCGGACCGCCTCGGTGTGGCGGCCGTGCCAACAATTGCTATCAACGGTTTGCGTCTCGGGGGCGTGCCGGATTTCAAGAGACTATCTGGCCTCGTCGACTCGATCCTTGGGCGTCGTTAGGGAGTCCGGCGCTGAATCTTCGGCGCTGGGTAGCACCACACAATTACTCGGAGGTATTCAATGGCGTTGCGACACATCTTGATGGCGGCTGCATTCGTGACAACGGTGGGTGGCAGCTCCCTGCTTGCCGAGCCCGCCGCTCGGGAGTCCGGCGGCGGGGGGTGCCCGCATTACTCCGCCTTCCCTTCGGAGACCTGCGTTGACGAGTCGTCACGCGTTCAGTGGTGTCAGGAGAAGTTGAACACCTATTACCCTGGACAGGGCTGCACGGCCATGTCTCCTGGCAGTGAGCACGCGTGCGGTGTGGCGAGCCAGGGCTACACCATCAACTGCAGGCTCGTGGTCCCGTGAACAGGCCTGCGTGGCGAGCCGGACGTACCCGGCGAGGACCCAGTTCGCGGGGGCTCACTGCCCGCCACGCAGGTACCCGCCTGTCTGCATCACTGCATGCCTTGGTGGGTTTGTGCCTAATCACGACGAGCTTCCATCAAGACTTGCCCGCTCAGGCGGGAAGCCCACCGAGGCCGCTCGCAGTTGCGAGAGATCTTGTGATTGGGGGAAACGAAGTGGATCTAAGCCCCGTCTCCTCGGTCGCCGTCTCTGCACGGGGGACAATCGCGGTGGGTCAGCGAGCCGATGCGCAAATCCGAGTGTATTCGCAGCGCGGGGCGGAGCTCTTCCGGTTCGGTCGCAAGGGGGCCGGGCCAGGCGAATTCCAAATGCTTGGTGGCTTTGTCGGCTGGGTGGGCGACACGCTTGGGCCACAGACGTGGCCCTTCGACGCCTGACTTTATTCATCCTGATGGTGCGCTGCTGCGGACTGTCAGTAATCCGCACCCAACTCTGCCTCACGGAGCATTCCTGCTCCGCTCCAAAACAAGGGGAAATGTACATCACGGGGATTGGCGCAAACGGCACAGCGATGGCCTTCTCGAGCCTCGTCGGAGTATCAATCCCGTCCCTCTGGCGAGCGGATCCCAAAGCCCTCCAGTCAACGATTTGGCTTCAGTTGCTCGACGGCACTGAGGCGACATTTCTGGGTTTCGAGCCGAACCGGACCAACGGCTGCAGCGAAGGGGCGTATAGCTACTACCAATTCGCCTGTCCATTGACCCTCACTGCCTTCAGTCCCACTGCCGACCGGTATGTCGTAGCAAGACCGGGACGAGTCACGGCTAAGGAAGGTAGTTATTGGCTAACGGTGGTATCCGCGCGAGGTGATTCACTGCTTCACCGACAGTTCAGATACTCCGGCACACCGACGACCGCAGCCTTCATTGATAGCAGCAGAGCCGCATGCAAAGCTCGCGAGTCCGCGCCGGCCCGCAAGTCGGCCTGTGACGACGTGTCGCATTCACCGCAATTCAGGTACCTTCACCGCGTCTTTCTAGGTCTGGATCAGACAATTTGGCTGGAACTGCGACCAGACTCGCGCGGCCCGTCACTGGTTGATTCTCAATCCCCGCGGCGAAACGATCGGGCAAGTAAACTCTGCCACCGACCTTCTTCCTATGGTCCGCCTCTCGCTCTTCGGTGTGGGGCACCGAGAGTGACAGTGACGACGTGGAAAGCGTCGTGCGATACAGGATCGGCCCTTGAAATGGTGTTACGGACCGCTTCTGGAACAACAGCGTACGACGTTTCGCGCACCCCTACTTCGCCCTTCGCGCCAGATATTCTCTCATACCATCGCAACACCCCGACTCGCCGAAGCCCACCCAGCCGTTTGCCGATCCGCCGTACCCGCTCCTCGACGGTCCGGTGGTGCAGTTTCAGGCGGCGAGCGATCTCTCGGCCTGAGATACCATCCCTGAGCAGGGCCAACACCTCAAGCTCGGCTGGCTTCGGGACAACCAACTCGTCGCAATCCACGTTGCGCGCCGGGGCAGCGGATTGCCTGGAAGGCGCCACACGGCGTACGGCGGGATGCTTGTAGGGGTTTCCTGCCCCCTACGACCGTGATGGCTTCCTTGATTTCCTCGATCGTCGCCGACTTCGGGACGAACCCCTTCGCTCCAGCCTTCAGGGCCCCCTCCATCACGGCAAAGCTGTCATAGGCCGTAAGGACGATAAACTTCTTCAGCGGATGGCACCGAACAAGGTCGGGGAGTACTTCAGGACATTCTGATCACCAAGAGCCAAGTCGATCAGGACAATTGTGGGTTCCTGCACACGCATGGCCTCAGACAATTCAGCGAGGGATCCAATGCGGTGAGGAACGTCAAAGCACTGCCGAAGCATCGCGGCCAGTGCATCCCCCGTACCCGCGTGATCTTCCACCAGGAGCACTCGCTCACGCTGCTTCATGCGGCCTCCGGAACGGGAACTCGCGCGGTCACCTCGGTCCCCACGCCGATCGTTGACCGAATCTCCAGGCTACCGCGAAGCAACTGGGCTCGCTCCCGCATCGAGTGAAGCCCCAGCCCGGCCGCGCTGCGGCGGCCAAGGTCACCGAATCCAACTCCGTCATCGCGAACGGAGACGATCAGTTCAGTCGGGCTTCGATTGACGACGACCCTGACCACGCTCGCTTTCCCATGCCGGATTGCATTCCGCATCGCTTCCTGGGCAATCCGGAATGCGGCCAATGCGGCCTCCGGAGGAATGCCCACAGGATCGCCTCGGATTTCGAGCGACAGGTCCAGGCAGTGCTGTGCACGCGTCTCGTCGAGCAGTCCTTCCAGCGCCTCCTGGAGTCCTCGGAGTTGGACCAGGCTCGGATGCATCCGGTGGGACAACCCGCGGAGATCGGCGCTGATCGCTGCGACATCCTCTCCCCACCGAGCGCGGTCGGGGTCGTCGGCGGTCCGAAGGAGTCGGGCAACGCCGTCAAGACGCTGAACCATGTCGTCGTGCAGCTCTCGCGCAATCGACGCGCGTTCCCGGTCCTGGGCCGCTAGGAGCCGCCCGGCGATCGAGGCACGGCTCCGCAACAGTCGTCCCTGCTGGATGATGACCGCCGCCGCAATGATCACCATGAGGAGACCACCCACGAGCCAGATCGCGAAGACGAACACTAGGCCGGCTCCTGCTCGCGGACACCCCGCGGTGCAAGTGAATAGCCCAGCAACGCGACCGCGACGGCTGCTACGATGTTCTTGCCAGCGTACATGATGCGCGTTTGGTCGATGCCAACGATGCCGAAGTACCGGGCTGAGAGTGCCACAAGCGTGCTCGGCGCGCCGATCATCAGAAACGCCATTCCCTGGGCAAATCGACGATCGTGATGCATCTCGTGCCTCGCAAACAGGGCGCGGTCAACCACGATAGTGCCACCGGCAATTATCAGAGCAATGCCGTGGACGAAACCTGCCGCCCGTGCTGACTCGCCGTATACTTCGACCGTCAGGAAAAGACCAGCATGGACGACGAGATAGGCGACCGCCAGCAGCAGACGAGCCCGCGATTGCCTCGGGTGGCGAAGGCCTGCCCACAGCGCAAGCACCCCACTGATCGGGTACCATACCTGAGCCACGTATTGGGTGTTGTGCAGTACGACGCGCGCAAACTGCTCCACAAGCGCGAATACTCCAGCGACTATCAGCCAGCGGGCGACAGGCCGCTCGCTTGCGAGGAGGTGACCCAGCCGGGCAGCTGCGAAGGCGGCGACGACGAGTTCGACGCCGACGTACGCCGGCTAACAGCTGCGATCAGAGGTTCAGCGTTCACACGCGGGGTTGTCGCCGAACAGGGGACTGTGCGAGTCACAGTCCGGCGGACAGGGGTGAGCCTCCTCCGCGGAGGCCGCTCGCCTCAGGCGTTGTCCCGGCGTCCGGGAGGATATCCTGGCCAGCGGAGGTGGTTGCCACCATCACGAAAGTCCAGCTCCCATCGGGCTTCGCTCCAAGGTAGACCCGGATCCCAGCGGCGGCGGGGTGGGCCAGCAGGCGGTCGAGGGCAGCTCGCTCAAAGCGTCCGGCCTTTATCGCATTGGGGTGCTGCGCACGCCAGCGGCTGGTGAGCTCGGTCGCGCCTGCAAGGTCAATGATGTGCGGGTCGTTCGACATAGGAAGAATAGCTCCGACAAGTTGAGAATGGGGTGGGCGTACGAAAGCAAAATCCCCCCCCCCCCCTTGTCGGAAAGGGGGGATGTGGGACCCCACAACAATCTCGTAGGGCAATCTGAGCCTACGGCATCGAGTCTCAGCGACCGTTTTCGACGATCCGGTAGAGCCGAATTTCGACCCCGCCACCATCGTCCACTTCGTCGTCGCATGCGAGTGCGAGCCAATGCCCACGCACGACCCCGGCATAGCCGGAACGGTGGCACGCGATCATGTGCCGCCCCAAGAAGGTCGCGTCGGCAAAGACGTCGAGGAACGTCGAATCATTCGACCGGCCGACAACCCACAGGCGGTGGAGCCCGTCGACCGAAAGGCCGAGATATTGAAAGTGCGGCAGCGGTTGTTTGCGCATGAACTTGCGCTCGGCGTCAAACTCAAGACGGATCCGCTTGCCCCCTGGGCCCGGCATACCGGCGCGCTCCAGCTTCACCCACGAGGAATCCAGTTTGGCGAACTCACGCGGTGTGAGCATGCGCGGGGGCACTGACCGCGCAAATCTCACGGGCGCCGACTTACCGCCGCCATCATATCGCCAGATCGTGTAGCTGTAGCCGTCCGCGAGCCAAAGCCGATCGCCATCGGCGACCATGGCGGGCCAGCCTCCAACCCCCATCGGCGGGGACGCCCGGTGAACTAAGCCGAGAATGCTGTCACCGGCACCGAGAACGGTGTCAGCGCACGCTCGCAGCACGCACCAACTCACGACCGGTCGGGTCGGTCCGAGTTTGGCAGGCTCCCGAGCCCCCGCCCCGCCGCCCGTGGACTCCCACCAAAGCACGCGTCCATCGGAGAAGGATACAGGCTTCCCCGGCGGAGGTGACGGCTGCTCGCGGAGGAGCTTCCCCTTCGGCGAGAAGAGCTGCAGTCGCCGACCGTTAACATCCGTCACCACGATGTTCGAATCACCAGAAAGGAGCAATTCATCGCCAAGTACTTCACCTGGTCCCTCGCCCTTCACCCCCCACCGCGCCAGGACGGCTCCGGTGCTGTCCAGCGTGGTAAATTGAGGTGATCGGCGAGGATCAGGCCGGAATGTCAGGGTGCCTGACGAGGTCAGCGCCATCGTCAGGATTCCCCGGGGGGGAAGGTCCATCTCGTTCAGCGAAAAGACGACCTGCGCCAAACTGGGGAACTCAGTCGACGACTGGATCGCACCGGCCCGAGTCCCCACCGGGGGGGGCTCCGCCTGCCGGCACGCGAGCGCACCGGCAAGGAGTGGGATGAGGCGCAGCCACGCCTTCCTCAGAGGAAACACGCGATGTACATGTCTGTTTCACTCTTCCACCCAGTGGTAACCCCGACGCATGTCGTATGAGTCGGGCCAACGTACTGCACATCGCTTGACCAGAGGCCGCACGCATTCGCGAGGTCGTAGCACCACCACGGCTTCGAAGCGCTCCACGATTCCGAGGCATGCGCAACTCCGGCGACCAGGGCCAGTGCAACGGTCACCGCCAGTGCCTTCCGAGCAATGCCACTCATTGGTCACCTCATGGGGTAGGAGATCGCGGAGCGGGCAAGATGCATCTCAGGCACGCCCCGCTCAGTGGAGCTCTGGGGTAGAGCCGCACTCCCCACGGTACAGGCGGGCAACCATTCGAACAATTGTGCGAACCCACAATCGGAGCACTTCACGGAGTGACACCGCCAAAGGTGTGACATGCTCCCGAAAGGAGCACATCACACCGTCGCCGCATCGCGTTGCCGTGCCCTGACGGGGACGGCCGAATGGCGTCCCTGGCTATTCGGCCCGGGGGGCTGCGCACGAACCCTTCGCGTCACTCAGGGCAGGTAGAACCCGGCCACATCCGCTACTGGGCCAACTCCCGCACCGCATCGCCGAGCATGGCGACCTTCGCCTTGTCGCTCGACGCCTTCCCATCGGCATCCACCTGGGTCGCGAGCCTCGTCAGCGCCGTCTTCCGCGCCGCACCGCTGGCCCGCTCGGCCGCCGTCAGCGCACCGCGCACCGCACCGATCCGCGCCGCGCTCAGCCCCTTCGACCGCTCGAGCTGGTCGACGAAGGCGCGCGCCTTCGCGAAACTCGCCGGCCACACCATCTTCGGCTGCTCCTGCGGATTGAGCTCGGTGAAGACCACCGTCTTCGCCGCGTCGATCTCGTTCTGCGAGAGGTACTTGCTCGGCGTGAGTTCGAAGACGTCGAGGCCGCGCGCAATCTCGGAATTCACGATCACGCCGTTGTACCAGTACACCGACCACGAGCCGGCGCTGGTGAGCTCGCCATCCTTGAGCGGACCGCGGTCGAAGAACGCCAGCTCGAACGGCGAGGCCGGATCGGTCCAGTCGAAGATCGAGATGCCACCCTGGTACCACCCCTGCACCATCACCTCGCGCCCCGGAATCGGGATCGGCGAGCCGTTGTGGGCCACGCAGTTCTCCCACTCGGTCTGCCGGGCCGGCATCTTGTAGTAACTCTGGAACACCATCTTCCCATTCTCGATCGTGAACAGGGCGTTGGCACCCCATTCGTACTTGTCCGACGAACGACAGCGCGGCGCACGGCCCCCGCCCCACTCATCGGTAAAGAGGACGGCCTTGCCGTTGTTGTGGAAGGTGGCCGAGTGCCAGAAGGAGAAGTTGGTGTCGGCGACGGCATCGATGCGCCGCGGATTGGCCGGGTTGCTGATGTCGAGCAACAAGCCGTAGCCGCCACAGGCACCGCCAGCCAGCCCAACCG
Above is a window of Gemmatimonadota bacterium DNA encoding:
- a CDS encoding thioredoxin domain-containing protein, with amino-acid sequence MAIAVGMADSAGFEACVHEARQQILAVDSALADRLGVAAVPTIAINGLRLGGVPDFKRLSGLVDSILGRR
- a CDS encoding helix-turn-helix domain-containing protein: MVVPKPAELEVLALLRDGISGREIARRLKLHHRTVEERVRRIGKRLGGLRRVGVLRWYERISGAKGEVGVRETSYAVVPEAVRNTISRADPVSHDAFHVVTVTLGAPHRRARGGP
- a CDS encoding response regulator — its product is MKQRERVLLVEDHAGTGDALAAMLRQCFDVPHRIGSLAELSEAMRVQEPTIVLIDLALGDQNVLKYSPTLFGAIR